The genomic region ATACTGATAACAGCAATAAAAGTTAAAAATGTAGTTTTGAGGTTCATAATACTTAATTTATCGTTCTTAATTATATTTTCTTTTCTGGAACCACCTGTCGTTTAAAGATAATCCTAGAGAAATGCTAAAGAAGTCTTCTTTAACTAATCCGTTTGATGTAGTTCCTCGTTGACCGTATTCAAATCCAATGTTTGCATTTGAAAAGGCTCTTGTTTGCCCTACTGGAATACCTATTCCAAAAGATATGCCAAACTCAGTTATGTCCTCGCCATTAAGTTGTAGTCCTGTTTCTTCAAACCGTAAACCTGCGCGGTAAGTTGCTCTTTTCCAGTAGCTAGAGATGCTGTTGTAGTCTGGGATATAATATCCTCCTAGTTTATATGAGGCGGCATCAGTAAAAGTTGCTGTGGCTGGGGCAAATGATCTGTTTGTAGTGGTGCTAGTTCCTTGAAGGGTATATTCTGCTGCGGCAAACCATTTTAGTCGTTCTCCTATACCGAAACCTAATGAGAATTCTGATGGCAATTTAAATTTTTCTCGTGGCACATCAAATTCTTCAGAATTTATGATAACCTCTGATGAAGGACCAGAAAGTGTAATTGTAGATAGAATTCTATTATTGTCACCAGTAATATTACTTTCTGGTGAGTAGGTTGCGCTTGCTTGGAATTCGTATTTTTCACTAAGTTTTCCGTTGTAGTGTAGTCCAAAGTTGTAAGATACACCACTGAAATCAGTTTCATTAACTTCATTAGTACCGTATTGGACATCTGCAAGAACGACACTTGAAGAATTAATTTCTTCTCCAAAGTTATATCTCAATTCTCCACCTATATTAAATCCTTCAAAAGGTTGGTAACCGATTCCAAAGTATGCTCGATTTAAACTTCCTTCACCGTTAAAATTAGTATAGGTATCTTCAGTTAATGTGCCTAGCTCATATCCTACAGATTGAAAAGGTACAAGTCCAAATCCAAATGCGGCTTTTTTACTTACGGGTACACCTATGCTTATATACTCTATAGTAGTATTATCATAGGTTTCACTTGCCGTGTTGGTTTCTGCCCATGTTTCTGTATGTACTGCACCAACAGTATAGGTAGTTAGTCTTAAATTACCGTAAGAGGCTGGATTTCTTAAATTAACATGAATACTATCACTGTATGTTCGGATTCCTCCCATACTGCGGTTTTCAATGGTGCCTTTAAATGTTTGCTGGCCTAATCCGAAAAAGGAGTAAGGAGACGAAGTACGCTGTTGTGCCATTCCTGTAAAGCAAGTCAATGCCACTAAAACGATTAAAATACTTCTGATCATAAGTCTTTATTAAATTGATATAAATAATAGATGCCGTCTAGCATCAAAAAAGGCGTGGCAAAGAAACGGCTTTTTAGTTGAGTTGACAATAGTTGTGTGTCTCCACCGGTCATAAAAACCTTAATGTTTTTGTTTTTTTTTCGGTACTGTTTGATACAACCTTTAATTTCTTGTGTTAAACCATTAATGACACCACTATGAATACTATCTGCGGTTGAATTACCTATAAAGTTTTCTATAGTTTGTGCAGTTAATAACGGAAGGTTTGCAGTAAAATTATGAAGTGATTCATAACGTAATCTTAAACCTGGAGAAATTGCGCCGCCGTGATAGTTCAAATCGGTATCTACATAGTCATAGGTAACGCAGGTACCTGCATCGATTATTAGGCAGCATTCATCTTTTTTAATTTTAGAAATGGCTCCAGCCACTAATGCTATTCTATCATTACCTAAAGTTGTCGATTGGTACAGGTTTTTGAAGGGTAATTTAATGTTATTCTCAATCTTAAAAACACTCACTAATTGTTCTAATTGTTTAATTAAATCGAGATTGATACGACCT from Nonlabens arenilitoris harbors:
- a CDS encoding type III pantothenate kinase, with protein sequence MILVIDIGNTSIKIAAVDNYKVISHHRTIEIDFIKECKSIITRFPQIKNAALCQVGRINLDLIKQLEQLVSVFKIENNIKLPFKNLYQSTTLGNDRIALVAGAISKIKKDECCLIIDAGTCVTYDYVDTDLNYHGGAISPGLRLRYESLHNFTANLPLLTAQTIENFIGNSTADSIHSGVINGLTQEIKGCIKQYRKKNKNIKVFMTGGDTQLLSTQLKSRFFATPFLMLDGIYYLYQFNKDL